One Aneurinibacillus migulanus genomic region harbors:
- a CDS encoding ABC-F family ATP-binding cassette domain-containing protein — MISTTGLTLRFGSRALFSDVNIKFTPGNCYGLIGANGAGKSTFLKILSGEIEPTNGQVNITPGERLAVLKQNHFEFDEFEVLKTVIMGHRRLYEIMEEKDALYAKPDFSEADGIKASELEGEFAELNGWQAEAEAGEMLIGLGIPTDLHDKKMSDLDGSQKVRVLLAQALFGNPDILLLDEPTNHLDLESIAWLENFLYNYENTVIVVSHDRHFLNKVCTHIADIDFGKVQLYVGNYDFWYESSQLALKLAKDANKKKEEKIKELEAFIRRFSSNASKAKQATSRKKQLDKISLEDIRPSSRRYPYINFKPEREAGKDILTVKDVSKTVDGELVLNNINFTVNKGDKIALVGTNELAKTTLMQIIMGELDADAGEYSWGVTTTQAYFPKDNASYFEGCDLSLVDWLRQYSHDQDETFVRGFLGRMLFSGEEALKKASVLSGGEKVRCMLSRMMLTGSNVLLFDEPTNHLDLESITALNNGLIEFSGTLLFTSHDHQFVQTVANRIIEITPQGLIDKQVEYDEYLANEDIKQLREKMYA; from the coding sequence ATGATTAGTACAACAGGCTTAACGCTTCGCTTTGGAAGCCGTGCGCTTTTCAGCGATGTAAACATAAAATTCACTCCTGGCAACTGCTATGGCCTTATCGGGGCCAATGGCGCAGGAAAATCCACATTTCTTAAAATTCTCTCTGGTGAAATTGAACCGACAAACGGTCAAGTCAACATTACACCGGGCGAACGCTTAGCCGTTCTTAAACAAAACCATTTCGAATTTGATGAATTCGAAGTACTGAAAACTGTAATTATGGGACACCGTCGCCTGTATGAAATTATGGAAGAAAAAGATGCGCTTTACGCGAAACCTGACTTCTCGGAAGCAGACGGCATCAAAGCATCCGAGCTAGAGGGCGAATTCGCCGAACTGAACGGATGGCAAGCAGAAGCAGAAGCGGGCGAAATGCTCATTGGTCTCGGTATTCCGACCGACTTGCACGACAAAAAAATGAGCGATCTCGACGGCAGTCAAAAGGTACGCGTACTACTGGCCCAGGCGCTGTTCGGCAACCCGGACATCCTGCTGCTTGACGAGCCGACCAACCATCTGGACCTTGAATCGATCGCCTGGCTGGAAAATTTCTTGTACAACTATGAGAACACGGTCATCGTAGTTTCCCATGACCGTCACTTCTTAAACAAAGTATGTACACATATCGCAGACATCGACTTCGGCAAAGTCCAGCTGTATGTCGGCAACTACGATTTCTGGTATGAGTCAAGCCAATTGGCATTGAAACTGGCTAAGGATGCCAATAAGAAAAAAGAAGAAAAAATCAAAGAACTTGAAGCATTTATCCGCCGTTTCAGTTCCAATGCTTCCAAGGCAAAACAAGCGACGTCCCGCAAAAAGCAGTTAGACAAAATTTCGCTGGAAGATATCCGCCCTTCTTCTCGTCGTTATCCGTACATTAATTTCAAACCGGAACGCGAAGCAGGCAAAGATATCCTAACGGTTAAAGACGTTAGCAAAACAGTAGACGGGGAACTTGTCCTGAATAATATCAACTTCACTGTCAATAAAGGCGACAAAATCGCCCTCGTTGGCACAAATGAGCTAGCAAAAACAACATTGATGCAAATCATCATGGGCGAGCTTGACGCAGATGCAGGCGAATACAGCTGGGGGGTAACAACGACGCAGGCTTACTTCCCAAAAGATAATGCTTCTTACTTCGAAGGCTGCGATTTGAGCCTGGTCGATTGGCTACGTCAATATTCACATGATCAGGATGAAACATTCGTGCGTGGTTTCCTCGGGCGGATGCTCTTCTCCGGCGAAGAAGCACTTAAAAAAGCAAGCGTGCTATCCGGTGGAGAAAAAGTTCGCTGCATGCTATCTCGCATGATGCTGACAGGCTCCAATGTTCTGCTGTTCGATGAACCAACGAACCATCTGGACCTCGAATCCATTACGGCGCTTAACAATGGCTTAATCGAATTTAGCGGCACGCTGCTGTTTACTTCACATGACCATCAATTCGTGCAAACAGTCGCGAATCGCATTATCGAAATCACGCCGCAAGGACTGATCGATAAGCAAGTAGAATATGATGAATATCTTGCAAATGAAGATATCAAGCAATTGCGTGAGAAAATGTACGCATAA
- a CDS encoding cytochrome P450 → MDSMSQMKNTRYANIIPMKELDTKEKRLYPFPIYDKLREETPIRYDKERACWDVFRYDDVHFVLKNQKLFSSRRSQGERRESLLIMDPPKHTQMRNLVNKAFTPKVVQELEPRIAEITNELLDQVVFKNRMDMVHDVAGPLPVIMIAELLGVPTRDRQLFKSWSDVLVKGPEVNTDEAFTSVMTERRQASDELSDYFKDILVQRRCKREDDLISLLLDAEIDGEKLTEEELLGFCILLLVAGNETTTNLIVNAVRYMTEDAPLQAYLRQHPESLPNVVEETLRFYPPIQAIGRIAARDVEVGGQKINAGSQVISWVAAANRDERKFPEAARFIPDRKPNPHLGFGFGIHFCLGAPLARLEAKVVLDILLRRCVDMEREEDVLLHPIQSPFVFGVTHFPVRFRT, encoded by the coding sequence ATGGACAGTATGAGTCAAATGAAAAATACACGTTACGCCAATATTATCCCAATGAAGGAATTGGATACGAAGGAAAAAAGGCTCTATCCGTTTCCGATATACGATAAGCTTAGAGAGGAGACGCCTATACGCTATGATAAGGAACGCGCATGCTGGGATGTATTCCGCTATGACGATGTTCACTTCGTGTTAAAAAACCAGAAGCTGTTCTCTTCCCGGCGTTCTCAGGGGGAGAGAAGGGAGAGCTTACTAATTATGGATCCGCCCAAGCATACACAGATGCGTAACCTTGTAAACAAAGCGTTTACACCAAAGGTTGTTCAGGAGCTGGAGCCACGCATTGCAGAAATTACGAATGAGTTGCTAGACCAGGTAGTGTTCAAGAACCGGATGGACATGGTACATGATGTGGCTGGGCCGCTACCAGTCATTATGATCGCCGAATTATTAGGCGTTCCGACACGTGATCGTCAACTGTTCAAATCATGGTCCGATGTGCTGGTGAAGGGACCCGAGGTAAATACAGATGAAGCGTTTACTTCGGTGATGACCGAAAGACGCCAGGCGTCAGATGAGCTGAGTGATTATTTTAAAGACATACTCGTCCAACGACGATGCAAGCGTGAGGATGATTTAATCTCTTTGCTGCTGGATGCGGAGATTGACGGAGAAAAGTTGACGGAAGAGGAATTGCTCGGATTCTGCATTTTGCTATTGGTGGCGGGAAATGAGACGACGACGAATCTTATTGTAAATGCGGTCCGTTATATGACAGAAGATGCGCCACTCCAGGCTTATTTGCGCCAGCATCCTGAATCGCTTCCAAATGTGGTAGAGGAGACGCTGCGATTTTATCCGCCCATTCAGGCGATCGGACGGATCGCAGCGCGAGATGTAGAGGTGGGTGGACAGAAGATTAATGCCGGTAGTCAGGTGATTAGCTGGGTCGCTGCAGCCAACCGTGACGAACGGAAGTTTCCAGAGGCAGCGCGTTTTATTCCAGACCGAAAACCAAATCCTCATCTTGGTTTCGGATTTGGGATTCATTTCTGCCTGGGAGCTCCACTTGCCCGGCTAGAGGCAAAAGTTGTGCTGGATATTTTATTGCGCCGCTGTGTAGATATGGAGCGTGAAGAAGATGTTTTGCTGCATCCAATCCAAAGCCCGTTTGTGTTTGGTGTGACCCATTTTCCGGTGCGCTTTCGTACATGA
- a CDS encoding cobalamin-binding protein — translation MSIKNIMDHVERTITYPYPPQRIVSLCPSLTDTLFALGLGERIVGRTQFCIHPAEDVQNVRRVGGTKQIKLEVIEELNPDLIIAEKEENPKEMVESLAKSYPVYVTDVESYEDALRMITDLGEVTGTEKAAHAMVHDIQATFSSLRPASGIRVAYLIWQKPYMAAGNHTYIHSLLEKCGFVNVFKDVPGRYPQITGDDLRIARPDYIFLSSEPFPFQETHVQAFHEMIQGSEPMLVDGEMFSWYGVHMKEAALYFQRLLTEIS, via the coding sequence ATGTCTATCAAAAACATAATGGACCATGTGGAGCGTACCATAACGTATCCTTACCCTCCGCAGCGTATTGTTTCTTTATGCCCATCGCTTACTGACACGTTATTTGCGCTTGGCCTTGGCGAGCGTATCGTGGGTCGGACACAATTCTGTATCCATCCGGCCGAAGATGTGCAGAATGTACGGCGGGTAGGAGGGACAAAGCAGATTAAGCTGGAGGTCATCGAAGAGTTGAATCCCGACCTTATTATTGCCGAAAAAGAAGAGAATCCGAAAGAAATGGTAGAATCTCTGGCAAAGTCGTATCCAGTCTATGTAACGGATGTGGAGTCTTATGAAGATGCATTGCGTATGATTACGGATTTAGGCGAAGTAACCGGAACCGAAAAAGCTGCGCATGCTATGGTTCACGATATTCAGGCTACATTTAGCTCTCTAAGACCCGCATCAGGAATCCGCGTCGCCTATCTTATCTGGCAGAAGCCGTATATGGCTGCAGGTAACCATACATATATTCATTCGCTGCTAGAGAAGTGTGGCTTCGTCAATGTGTTCAAAGATGTACCGGGACGTTATCCGCAAATAACAGGAGATGACCTGCGTATCGCGCGTCCGGATTATATCTTCCTATCATCCGAACCTTTTCCCTTTCAAGAGACGCACGTGCAAGCGTTCCATGAAATGATTCAAGGCAGTGAGCCGATGCTGGTGGATGGGGAGATGTTCTCCTGGTATGGTGTCCACATGAAGGAGGCAGCGCTGTACTTTCAAAGATTACTGACTGAAATTTCATAA
- a CDS encoding DUF6483 family protein, producing MQNDYIIRMLQQMTVVFTRIIGLKENKRYDEALGATGEELKKRIGITPKLIDALAWDEIINLITTNEPQPSGKCLTVAGLLKEEGDIYRLQGEFEKGYERHLKSLYILLFANERYGVHLLEIDRLIEQMMPSLSEYELPRDAKRMLFGYYETAGKYAKAENILFELVNEPEQKRQDVIQEGMAFYERLLQKNDEELKKGGLPQAEIMDGLQELQKKSR from the coding sequence ATGCAAAACGATTATATTATACGGATGCTACAACAAATGACCGTAGTTTTTACGCGTATCATCGGGTTGAAGGAAAACAAGCGGTATGATGAGGCGTTGGGTGCGACCGGTGAGGAATTGAAAAAGAGGATAGGGATTACTCCGAAATTAATCGATGCTCTTGCTTGGGACGAAATTATCAATCTAATTACAACAAATGAGCCGCAGCCTTCGGGTAAATGCCTTACTGTTGCTGGGCTGTTAAAAGAGGAAGGTGACATTTACCGTCTGCAAGGCGAGTTCGAAAAAGGATATGAAAGACACCTCAAAAGCTTATACATTCTTCTTTTTGCCAATGAGCGATATGGCGTACATCTTTTAGAAATAGACAGGTTAATCGAACAAATGATGCCGAGTCTGTCCGAATATGAACTGCCCCGTGATGCTAAACGAATGTTGTTTGGTTATTATGAAACGGCAGGAAAGTATGCAAAAGCGGAGAATATTCTGTTTGAATTGGTGAACGAGCCTGAGCAGAAGCGACAGGATGTTATACAGGAAGGGATGGCGTTTTATGAACGGCTGTTGCAAAAAAATGACGAGGAGCTGAAGAAAGGCGGTTTGCCGCAAGCAGAAATAATGGATGGATTACAGGAGTTACAGAAAAAAAGCCGGTGA
- a CDS encoding winged helix-turn-helix transcriptional regulator produces MKHDHALCPRFEAAFELLGKRWTGLIIQSLIDGPKRFCEVKELIPNMSDRMLTERFKELERTGIVNRHVYPETPVRIEYELTDKGKALQPTMEQVQRWAELWI; encoded by the coding sequence ATGAAGCATGATCATGCACTCTGTCCTCGGTTCGAAGCTGCGTTTGAGCTGCTCGGGAAACGTTGGACAGGACTTATCATTCAATCGTTGATAGACGGTCCGAAACGATTCTGTGAAGTGAAGGAACTGATTCCGAATATGAGCGATCGCATGCTGACAGAGCGATTTAAGGAGCTTGAACGCACCGGTATAGTGAACCGTCACGTTTATCCGGAAACACCTGTACGTATCGAATATGAACTTACGGACAAAGGAAAAGCATTACAGCCAACGATGGAACAGGTACAACGCTGGGCAGAATTATGGATATAA
- a CDS encoding arylamine N-acetyltransferase family protein, protein MNVQTYLDRIQFPLLAADIRPTLSCLVELQKQHLLHVPFGNLDVMNSVPIVLSPERLYEKIILRHREGFCYELNGLFCWLLRELGFSAHLVAATVHAGDDEWSVDGSHATILVHLEQPYLVDVGFGDSARVPLPLTGEEREDVSGMYRIIPHERPGMYDLQKRTEGEWIVKNRFSITPKKLAEFHAVCEYTQTSPESHFTVRRIVTQAMTDGRVTLSGNEVTVTKKGEKTKFTLEEAEIPTFLRNSFGIECHEER, encoded by the coding sequence GTGAACGTACAAACGTATTTAGATCGTATACAATTTCCGTTGCTTGCCGCAGATATTCGACCTACGCTTTCTTGCCTAGTGGAATTGCAGAAACAACATCTATTGCATGTTCCGTTTGGCAACCTAGATGTAATGAACAGTGTTCCGATTGTATTATCACCTGAACGTCTGTACGAGAAAATTATCCTTCGACATCGGGAAGGGTTCTGCTATGAACTTAACGGATTATTTTGCTGGCTTTTGCGTGAGCTTGGCTTTTCTGCACACCTGGTGGCCGCAACCGTTCATGCCGGGGACGATGAATGGAGTGTGGACGGCAGTCATGCAACCATTCTCGTTCATCTCGAGCAGCCGTATCTTGTGGATGTTGGGTTCGGCGATTCAGCACGTGTGCCACTCCCGTTGACGGGAGAGGAAAGAGAAGATGTAAGTGGTATGTATCGTATTATTCCTCATGAGAGGCCGGGTATGTACGATTTGCAGAAGCGAACCGAGGGTGAGTGGATAGTTAAAAATCGCTTCTCCATTACGCCGAAAAAGCTTGCTGAATTTCATGCAGTATGTGAATATACGCAAACATCGCCTGAATCCCATTTTACAGTCCGCCGTATCGTAACACAGGCAATGACGGACGGCAGGGTTACGTTATCTGGCAACGAAGTGACTGTTACAAAAAAAGGGGAGAAAACCAAATTTACATTGGAGGAAGCGGAAATTCCAACGTTTTTGCGCAACTCGTTCGGCATCGAATGTCATGAAGAGCGCTAA
- a CDS encoding TetR/AcrR family transcriptional regulator, whose product MNKVDETRDLIIQTSLALFNKKGYSQTSIQDIMEMSGLPKGAIYRRFENKNEIALATFEYAGSIIWSHFFEAIKSKDTAVEKLIALCHVYQDAVNNPPIEGGCPLLNTAIESDYGFPELREKASEAHNQTLFFIQSVIEEGIKNQELRRDVNSYSLASFLFSTIEGAVMASRLSLNNDHMFHSIEQIKVLLQHYTEPKG is encoded by the coding sequence ATGAACAAGGTGGATGAAACACGAGATCTTATCATTCAAACTTCCTTGGCTTTATTTAATAAAAAGGGCTATAGTCAAACGTCAATACAAGATATTATGGAAATGTCTGGCTTGCCAAAGGGTGCAATCTATAGAAGGTTCGAAAATAAAAATGAGATCGCCCTCGCTACATTTGAATACGCAGGTAGCATTATTTGGAGCCATTTTTTTGAGGCAATTAAATCCAAGGATACAGCGGTGGAGAAATTAATTGCTCTATGTCATGTTTATCAGGATGCAGTTAATAACCCTCCTATAGAAGGAGGGTGTCCGTTACTTAATACCGCAATCGAAAGTGATTATGGCTTTCCTGAACTTCGCGAAAAAGCATCGGAAGCTCACAACCAAACATTGTTTTTTATACAATCTGTAATTGAAGAAGGTATTAAAAATCAAGAACTCCGTCGAGACGTCAATTCTTATTCTCTTGCTTCGTTTTTATTTTCGACAATAGAGGGTGCGGTAATGGCGAGTCGATTATCACTAAATAATGATCACATGTTCCATAGCATTGAACAAATTAAAGTGCTATTACAGCATTACACAGAACCGAAGGGATAA
- a CDS encoding DUF2306 domain-containing protein — MKKSNKIIGVLILIISLMWVLHTFSKNFIVDPAFQGFLSKKDELLINESLWAMMIRIHIILAIIALMTGPFGVIKRIRMKSLKFHRWNGRIYVLSIVLNYIPGMYVSFFATGGWLSTIGFIILNTLWIATTIIGYFYIKKKQIVPHSQWMVRSFFLSFANMTIYIIVAIAHYAMSLTYGTSYTIAVWLCWILNLLLAELFIRKKVFI; from the coding sequence ATGAAAAAAAGCAATAAGATTATAGGGGTGCTCATTTTGATCATTTCATTAATGTGGGTACTCCATACATTTTCTAAAAACTTTATAGTTGACCCTGCTTTTCAAGGTTTTCTTTCAAAAAAAGATGAACTCTTAATAAATGAATCGCTATGGGCTATGATGATTCGCATTCATATCATACTCGCTATCATCGCACTCATGACAGGACCTTTTGGAGTCATTAAACGAATACGTATGAAATCGTTAAAATTCCATCGATGGAACGGACGTATTTACGTGTTATCCATTGTTTTGAATTACATTCCTGGGATGTATGTGTCGTTCTTTGCTACGGGAGGATGGTTAAGCACTATAGGGTTTATTATCTTAAATACCTTATGGATAGCAACTACAATTATTGGATATTTTTATATAAAAAAGAAACAAATTGTTCCCCACAGTCAGTGGATGGTTAGAAGCTTTTTCCTTTCCTTTGCCAATATGACGATTTACATAATTGTTGCTATAGCCCACTATGCAATGAGTCTTACTTATGGTACTTCGTACACGATAGCCGTCTGGCTTTGTTGGATTCTCAATCTGTTGTTAGCAGAATTATTTATTAGAAAGAAAGTGTTTATCTAA
- a CDS encoding DNA topoisomerase 3: MKTLVLAEKPSVGREIARVLGCNQKSKNYIEGPKYIVTWALGHLVELAEPEDYDPKYKTWKLEDLPIVPDRMRLKVIRESSHQFRGISQLAKRKDIKDLIIATDAGREGELVARWIMEMIKWKKPFKRLWISSQTDKAIKEGFASVKAGQAYDNLYQSAVCRAEADWLIGLNITRALTSKFNAQLAAGRVQTPTLSMIIQREEEIRKFKPTEYWTLTADFGAFSGMWRAGSTQGGRIFKKETAQDIDRKIQGKAGKVTSVKTSEKIEPQPLAYDLTELQRDANKRYGFSAKHTSNVLQRLYEQYKLVTYPRTDSRYLTSDMVSTLKGRLDSIEVGPYAQLVRPLLKEKSLRVTKRIVDDSKVTDHHAIIPTEEPLRLGDLTNDERKLYDLIARRFIALFYPAYRYDSIQLTVEVAGESFHAKGKVVKDKGWKEVYGTDASLSDEEGGEEETADQTLPVLHQGEEVAVKHSAIQNHLTKPPLRYTESDLLARMEKNNLGTPATRADIIEKLLHTDTIERQSNRLYPTKKGLQLIKLVASELRSPELTAQWERQLEDIARGRGDAKQFLSGIRRQAAALVKEIATSNVEYKPHNVTGSKCPECGQNLREIKGKRGKTLICPGRECGYRRAAEHQLSNRRCPQCKKKMEIRSGKAGKFFQCKPCNVVEKLENVSGGGKVNKHQQKALLKKYSSNEGLTSNLGALLKAALEQNKE; the protein is encoded by the coding sequence ATGAAGACATTAGTTCTCGCTGAGAAGCCAAGTGTAGGCAGAGAGATAGCCCGTGTGCTTGGATGTAACCAAAAAAGCAAAAATTATATCGAAGGTCCAAAATATATTGTTACATGGGCTCTTGGCCATTTGGTCGAGTTGGCCGAGCCTGAAGATTATGATCCGAAATACAAAACGTGGAAGCTGGAAGACTTACCGATTGTGCCGGATCGTATGCGGCTGAAAGTGATTCGGGAGTCATCCCACCAATTCCGTGGCATTTCACAGTTAGCGAAGCGCAAGGACATTAAGGACTTAATTATCGCGACAGACGCTGGGCGAGAAGGAGAATTGGTTGCCCGCTGGATCATGGAAATGATTAAATGGAAGAAGCCGTTCAAAAGGCTGTGGATTTCATCACAGACAGATAAAGCGATTAAGGAAGGGTTCGCCAGCGTTAAGGCTGGGCAGGCATATGATAACCTGTATCAATCCGCGGTGTGCCGCGCTGAGGCGGATTGGCTTATCGGATTGAACATCACGCGGGCGTTAACGAGCAAGTTCAATGCGCAGCTGGCAGCAGGGCGTGTACAGACGCCGACGCTGTCTATGATTATCCAACGTGAAGAAGAAATTCGTAAATTCAAACCGACAGAATACTGGACACTGACTGCAGATTTTGGCGCGTTTTCTGGTATGTGGCGTGCCGGGAGCACTCAGGGCGGCCGAATATTTAAAAAAGAGACTGCCCAGGATATTGATCGGAAAATTCAAGGTAAGGCAGGAAAAGTTACAAGCGTGAAAACAAGCGAAAAAATAGAGCCGCAGCCGCTCGCATACGATTTAACGGAACTGCAACGTGATGCGAATAAACGGTACGGTTTCTCAGCGAAGCATACTTCCAATGTGCTGCAGCGGTTATATGAGCAATATAAGCTGGTCACGTATCCGCGCACCGACTCGCGTTACTTAACGAGTGATATGGTATCGACGCTGAAAGGCAGGCTTGATAGTATCGAAGTGGGGCCGTATGCACAACTCGTACGCCCACTGCTCAAGGAGAAATCGCTGCGTGTCACGAAGCGTATTGTTGATGATAGCAAAGTTACCGATCATCATGCGATTATACCGACGGAAGAGCCTTTACGCCTGGGGGATTTGACGAACGATGAACGTAAGCTATACGATTTGATTGCGCGTCGCTTTATCGCCCTGTTCTATCCTGCGTATCGTTATGACAGTATTCAATTGACGGTAGAAGTAGCTGGAGAGTCGTTCCATGCGAAAGGGAAAGTCGTGAAAGATAAAGGTTGGAAGGAAGTATATGGCACCGATGCGTCTTTATCTGATGAAGAAGGTGGAGAAGAGGAAACTGCGGATCAAACATTGCCAGTGCTACATCAAGGGGAAGAAGTAGCTGTCAAACACAGTGCTATTCAGAACCATTTGACCAAACCGCCGCTTCGATACACGGAGTCAGATTTGCTTGCACGAATGGAGAAAAACAACCTTGGGACACCGGCAACCCGGGCTGATATTATCGAGAAACTGCTTCATACAGATACGATCGAGCGTCAGAGCAATCGTTTGTACCCGACTAAAAAAGGGCTCCAGCTCATTAAATTAGTGGCCAGTGAGCTTCGGTCGCCGGAACTGACTGCCCAATGGGAGCGTCAGCTTGAAGATATCGCGCGCGGTCGGGGGGATGCTAAGCAATTCCTATCCGGTATTCGCCGTCAAGCTGCTGCGTTAGTAAAAGAAATTGCGACAAGTAATGTGGAATATAAACCGCATAATGTAACGGGCTCGAAATGTCCTGAATGCGGACAGAATTTGCGCGAAATAAAAGGGAAACGCGGCAAAACTCTCATATGTCCTGGTAGAGAGTGTGGGTACCGTCGAGCGGCTGAACATCAGTTATCCAACCGTCGTTGCCCGCAGTGTAAGAAGAAAATGGAGATTCGGAGCGGAAAAGCAGGCAAGTTCTTCCAATGCAAGCCATGTAATGTGGTGGAGAAGCTTGAGAATGTGTCCGGCGGTGGAAAAGTAAATAAGCACCAACAAAAAGCGCTGTTGAAAAAATATAGCAGTAACGAAGGATTAACATCTAATCTGGGTGCACTGCTGAAAGCGGCGTTAGAGCAGAATAAAGAATAA
- a CDS encoding anti-sigma factor, whose product MEPYASHECNMLMSYIIGECSKEERALFEKHLPSCLSCQKEVRELQEVWAMLPSHLEDTEVPEDLKAEVMDSIFNKETTIPKKQKTKWKPASLLSSLAVAILLAALVFALWDNIRMREHIATLEEQVTATTEIMKVYSLASTEQEMKLAKGTVQLVKQGKNKRIVANVEGLSATKGTEVYQVWLLHNGQRRSAGTFRVDSLGNGTLIYTMKNPDLPFDNIGITLEPDASGSQPRGKKVLGT is encoded by the coding sequence ATGGAACCTTACGCTTCCCACGAATGCAATATGCTTATGTCCTACATAATCGGAGAATGCTCGAAGGAGGAACGGGCCTTGTTCGAAAAGCATCTGCCTTCCTGTCTCTCCTGTCAAAAAGAAGTGCGGGAGTTACAGGAAGTATGGGCAATGCTTCCGTCCCATCTTGAAGATACGGAAGTGCCCGAAGATTTAAAAGCAGAAGTAATGGATTCTATCTTCAATAAAGAAACAACTATACCAAAGAAACAAAAAACAAAATGGAAGCCCGCTTCGCTGCTATCTTCCCTAGCTGTTGCCATTTTGCTTGCAGCGCTTGTATTCGCCCTCTGGGACAATATTCGGATGCGTGAGCATATCGCAACACTTGAAGAACAAGTGACAGCTACAACCGAGATTATGAAGGTGTATTCCCTTGCCTCGACTGAACAAGAGATGAAACTAGCCAAAGGAACCGTTCAACTTGTCAAACAAGGAAAAAACAAAAGAATCGTAGCCAATGTGGAGGGTCTTTCTGCCACAAAGGGCACGGAGGTCTATCAAGTATGGCTGCTTCATAACGGGCAAAGGAGAAGCGCCGGTACATTCCGGGTTGATTCGCTCGGAAACGGTACGCTCATTTATACAATGAAGAATCCTGATCTCCCTTTTGATAACATTGGAATTACATTAGAGCCGGATGCAAGCGGTAGCCAACCACGGGGGAAAAAAGTTCTCGGAACGTAA